The Neoarius graeffei isolate fNeoGra1 chromosome 1, fNeoGra1.pri, whole genome shotgun sequence region CTCTTGCAGTCAACACAATAGCAGTAGCTTGTTTGGTCAGACTGTCCTGGCAGGAGTCAtcctttaacaaaaaaaaaaaaaaagtcatcagatGTGTATTTTTTGGTCATTTCATTTTTCTAGAAGAAATAGCATCCGCATACAATGAGTTACACTTTATGCTGCAGATAGATCTTGGAGCTTTAATGATTGGAGTGACAAGTAGTATTTGCATTGAAGACCAAGAGGATAAGATTCACTGCTCCTACTATTGTTATGAATTGTCAAGtgtttcttcttcatcttcagagTGACCAAGCCACAtacataacaaaatatcttgcataCATGTTTGCGGTAACCTTGGAGTGCAGCAGGTAATGTGTTTGAAGAAATGAACCTGCTCTAATAGCAGTATTGGCTGATTGTGGGGGAGCAGGGGGCTATTAGGGCCAACCGCGGTATATAGATAGATAAAATATCAACTACTGACCctgaccaacacacacacaagaacaatCTAATGACAAGAAGATACATGGAGCATTATAAAAGACTGTTATTGTGTGCTCAGAAAACTATTCATATGCATACCTCAGATTGGTGTGATGCAGAGGGGCCATCTGCAGGCTCACTTGGAACATCTGGTATATTCAAAGTTGTTAGCATGGTACAGTCACAAGTCTGGGACATAGTAGGGTGCCGTGGAGAGGTGAGGGTGCTGTTGTCAAAGCCAGAGTACAATGACACTGAATTGTCAAAAGCACCAAAATGCTCTGGGATGACAAAATCAGGACAGGGTTGCTCTCTGTTCTCCACCGTTGCATCCTCCGTTAGTCGCTCTACATTTTCCACCATTGCATCCTCCGTTGGTTGCTCAGCGTTCTCCACCGCATCCTCTGTTGGACTCTCTCTGTTCTCCCCCATTGCATTAGTTGGCCTGTATTCATGGATATGCAAATATTAG contains the following coding sequences:
- the LOC132890123 gene encoding uncharacterized protein LOC132890123; translation: MGENRESPTEDAVENAEQPTEDAMVENVERLTEDATVENREQPCPDFVIPEHFGAFDNSVSLYSGFDNSTLTSPRHPTMSQTCDCTMLTTLNIPDVPSEPADGPSASHQSEDDSCQDSLTKQATAIVLTARERHHLSQTGVNEVVAAMQQYQALLVTNLRSRLQRVFQQHQGSELEKEALAVFDQLEDPFASVSTTYRQDCVIKDYFHFVESEEVTVGYTACFLKKGAKRVLPTRPKCFQW